One window from the genome of Pseudomonas frederiksbergensis encodes:
- a CDS encoding diguanylate cyclase: MSDDAERWREKYLKSIEQQEKLERRWDARLDLLRRGLVRSTLAAEGTDRAVDQCMKEMREVVRTDDMDAALAALLPRLEKAVLDSEQRRETRVEQMSAALTALVAQLQSLPLPKDVSRPLKKFSKQLEARVGQAREIPLLLSELSGLQGKALSALDTPDEPSRPGLLQRLFGGHGHDEVAPQPRPSSEPGQPSPTPGTDASALTPALPAAETVSIPPAPAPAPKAERDHAFQLSEAEPVEPIEAADEPEGEPEGEPEGERAPEPVTPPAAAVAQPPVEPPPPPLDEHPEPTTAFQNPDELVPEAPPPVLEEPPVAAAESSEPAEPLAADSDEAHYALPDSPEPSYSSVARHIEDTLLGLLGDLTLPERHRPQAEAMRERLRNGLNWYELLPILDDLAVLMLAITDSGQHEFEAYLQRLNDRLESFQSTLQAASDDHADNLSASREMDSQIREQVDGLQSSVQQADDLEGLKQVLENHLEGLLGTMDEHRKQRDQREKEISVRLKSLAERVALMEQDALIVRENLEEQRQKALIDPLTGLPNRAAWTERLEQEVEQWQRHGNSLLIAMLDLDHFKRINDNYGHLAGDRVLKLIASVLRKRIRGSDFIARFGGEEFVLLVPDTPLAAGAKLAEALRAAIEACPFHFKGEPLTVTVSMGMTAFKPGERSELVLKRADEALYRAKNAGRNRVEFG; encoded by the coding sequence ATGAGCGACGACGCCGAACGCTGGAGAGAGAAATACCTCAAGAGCATCGAACAGCAGGAAAAGCTTGAGCGTCGCTGGGACGCTCGGCTCGACTTGCTGCGTCGGGGGCTGGTGCGCAGCACGCTTGCCGCCGAGGGCACCGACCGGGCAGTGGACCAGTGCATGAAAGAGATGCGCGAAGTGGTGCGCACCGACGACATGGACGCTGCCCTCGCCGCCCTGCTGCCGCGCCTGGAGAAAGCCGTACTCGATTCCGAGCAGCGTCGCGAGACGCGGGTTGAGCAAATGAGCGCCGCGTTGACGGCTTTGGTTGCCCAGTTGCAATCCTTGCCGCTGCCCAAGGACGTCAGCCGGCCTTTGAAGAAGTTCTCCAAGCAATTGGAAGCCCGGGTGGGCCAGGCGCGGGAAATCCCCTTGTTGCTCAGCGAGTTGAGTGGCTTGCAGGGCAAGGCGCTGAGCGCACTGGATACACCGGATGAGCCGAGCCGTCCCGGCCTGCTGCAACGGTTGTTTGGTGGTCACGGTCACGATGAGGTGGCACCCCAGCCGCGCCCATCGTCGGAGCCGGGCCAGCCGAGCCCGACGCCTGGAACAGATGCGAGTGCGCTAACGCCGGCACTGCCCGCAGCCGAGACGGTATCCATCCCGCCCGCACCCGCGCCCGCACCGAAAGCGGAGCGAGACCACGCGTTCCAATTATCCGAAGCCGAGCCGGTCGAGCCTATTGAAGCAGCAGACGAACCGGAAGGCGAACCGGAAGGCGAACCGGAAGGCGAACGTGCGCCGGAGCCCGTGACGCCGCCGGCCGCAGCCGTGGCTCAGCCGCCCGTCGAACCGCCGCCCCCGCCCCTTGATGAACACCCCGAACCAACAACCGCGTTCCAGAACCCGGACGAGCTAGTGCCGGAGGCACCCCCGCCGGTCCTCGAAGAGCCGCCAGTTGCGGCCGCCGAATCCAGCGAACCCGCCGAGCCCCTCGCGGCCGATTCCGATGAGGCTCACTACGCCCTGCCCGACTCGCCGGAGCCTTCCTACAGCTCGGTCGCCAGGCATATCGAAGACACGCTGCTGGGCCTGCTTGGCGACCTGACACTGCCCGAACGTCATCGGCCCCAGGCGGAAGCCATGCGCGAACGTCTGCGCAATGGGCTGAACTGGTACGAGTTGCTGCCGATCCTCGACGATCTGGCGGTACTGATGCTGGCAATCACCGACAGCGGCCAGCATGAATTCGAAGCTTATCTGCAGCGACTCAATGATCGCCTGGAGTCATTCCAAAGCACGTTGCAAGCTGCCAGCGACGACCATGCCGACAATCTGTCGGCCTCCAGGGAAATGGACTCCCAGATTCGTGAGCAAGTGGACGGCCTGCAGAGCAGTGTGCAGCAAGCCGATGACTTGGAAGGCCTCAAGCAAGTGCTGGAGAATCATCTGGAGGGTCTGCTTGGTACGATGGATGAGCATCGCAAGCAGCGTGACCAGCGCGAGAAAGAAATCTCGGTTCGTCTCAAGAGCCTGGCCGAGCGCGTTGCGTTGATGGAACAGGACGCGCTGATCGTCCGTGAGAATCTGGAAGAGCAGCGCCAGAAAGCCTTGATTGATCCGTTGACAGGCCTGCCGAACCGCGCTGCCTGGACCGAGCGCCTCGAACAGGAAGTTGAGCAATGGCAGCGGCATGGCAACAGCTTGTTGATCGCCATGCTCGACCTGGATCACTTCAAGCGGATCAATGACAACTACGGGCACCTGGCCGGTGACCGCGTGCTGAAGCTCATCGCCTCCGTGCTGCGCAAGCGGATCCGTGGCAGTGACTTCATCGCCCGCTTTGGTGGCGAGGAGTTCGTCTTGCTGGTGCCTGATACGCCTCTTGCGGCCGGCGCGAAACTGGCCGAAGCCCTGCGCGCGGCCATCGAAGCGTGTCCGTTCCATTTCAAGGGCGAGCCGCTGACGGTGACGGTGTCGATGGGCATGACGGCGTTCAAGCCGGGAGAGCGCAGCGAACTGGTGCTCAAAAGGGCCGATGAGGCGCTTTATCGGGCCAAAAATGCGGGCCGTAACCGAGTGGAGTTTGGCTGA
- a CDS encoding endonuclease/exonuclease/phosphatase family protein, whose product MARWSTERIVGLHEPRVNEHHVASTGLPADSRLRLLSFNIQVGISTERYRHYLTRGWQHLLPHTGRAGNLQKIGDLLKDFDLVALQEADGGSLRSGYVNQVEHLAQLGAFPYWYQQLNRNLGRLGQHSNGVLSRLRPWAIEDHPLPGPKGRGAILARFGEGPEALVVVMMHLALGARTRTMQLAYIRELIGGYKHQVLMGDMNTHANDLLQTSPLRDLGLLAPQLEATFPSWRPQRCLDHILLSPTLTLERFEVLAQPISDHLPVAVEIRLPGSLTADAFPALSPAPCGSDE is encoded by the coding sequence ATGGCCCGCTGGAGTACCGAGCGCATCGTTGGCCTGCATGAACCGCGGGTCAACGAGCATCATGTCGCGTCCACGGGCCTGCCGGCGGACAGCCGCCTGCGGTTGCTCAGTTTCAACATCCAGGTCGGCATCAGCACCGAACGCTACCGGCATTATCTGACCCGCGGTTGGCAACATTTGCTGCCCCACACCGGGCGCGCAGGCAACCTGCAGAAAATCGGCGACCTGCTCAAGGATTTCGACCTGGTGGCCTTGCAAGAAGCCGATGGCGGAAGCCTGCGTTCCGGCTACGTCAACCAGGTGGAACACCTCGCCCAATTGGGTGCCTTCCCCTACTGGTACCAACAACTCAATCGCAACCTCGGACGCCTCGGCCAGCACAGTAACGGCGTGCTGAGTCGCCTGCGTCCCTGGGCGATCGAAGATCATCCGCTCCCCGGTCCCAAGGGGCGTGGAGCGATCCTGGCGCGTTTCGGTGAAGGCCCGGAGGCGCTGGTCGTGGTGATGATGCACCTGGCCCTCGGCGCTCGCACCCGAACGATGCAGCTGGCGTACATCCGTGAGCTGATCGGCGGCTACAAGCATCAGGTCCTGATGGGCGACATGAACACCCACGCCAATGACCTGCTTCAAACCTCGCCATTGCGCGACCTTGGCCTGCTCGCCCCGCAGCTCGAAGCCACGTTTCCCAGTTGGCGCCCCCAGCGCTGCCTGGACCATATCCTGTTGAGCCCGACCTTGACCCTCGAACGCTTCGAGGTATTGGCGCAGCCTATTTCCGATCACCTGCCGGTCGCGGTCGAAATACGTCTGCCGGGTTCGCTCACGGCCGACGCATTCCCCGCGCTGAGTCCTGCCCCTTGCGGATCCGATGAATGA
- a CDS encoding c-type cytochrome encodes MTKWLLAAGVLMPLYSAQATQDPEAVYNRVCGACHSGQLPMAPRKGDQEAWTPRLAKGMETLVQHVTQGFKAMPPRGLCMDCSAEDYRAIIQWMSE; translated from the coding sequence ATGACGAAATGGCTGCTAGCTGCCGGTGTCTTGATGCCGCTTTACAGCGCTCAGGCTACACAGGATCCGGAAGCTGTGTACAACCGTGTTTGTGGTGCCTGTCATTCCGGCCAACTCCCCATGGCGCCCCGCAAGGGCGATCAGGAAGCTTGGACGCCGAGGTTGGCGAAAGGTATGGAGACGCTGGTGCAACACGTGACCCAGGGTTTCAAGGCGATGCCGCCGCGTGGTTTGTGCATGGACTGCAGTGCCGAGGATTACCGAGCCATCATCCAGTGGATGAGCGAGTAA
- a CDS encoding c-type cytochrome — MNKLIVSLLLTLGISGVAHAAGDAAAGQAKAAVCGACHGPDGNSMAPNFPKLAGQGERYLVKQLKEIKDGKRVVLEMTGLLTNLNDQDLADIAAYFASQKGSVGAADPKLVARGEALFRGGNLEKGLPACTGCHSPDGKGNAAAGFPHLGGQHAQYITKQLTDFRKEEGGRANDGDAMTMRTIARKLSDEDIAAVSSYIQGLH, encoded by the coding sequence ATGAACAAACTGATCGTGAGTCTGCTGTTGACCTTGGGGATATCCGGCGTAGCCCACGCCGCTGGCGACGCCGCTGCCGGTCAGGCGAAAGCGGCCGTATGCGGGGCCTGCCACGGCCCGGATGGCAATAGCATGGCGCCCAACTTTCCGAAACTGGCGGGCCAGGGCGAGCGTTATCTGGTCAAGCAGTTGAAGGAAATCAAGGACGGCAAGCGTGTCGTGCTGGAAATGACCGGCCTGCTGACCAACCTGAACGATCAGGACCTGGCGGACATCGCGGCCTATTTCGCCAGCCAGAAGGGCAGCGTCGGCGCCGCCGATCCGAAACTCGTGGCTCGCGGTGAAGCGCTGTTTCGCGGCGGCAACCTGGAAAAAGGCCTGCCAGCCTGCACCGGCTGCCACTCGCCTGACGGCAAGGGCAACGCCGCTGCCGGTTTCCCTCATCTGGGCGGCCAGCATGCCCAATACATCACCAAGCAGCTGACCGATTTCCGCAAGGAAGAAGGCGGTCGCGCCAACGATGGCGACGCGATGACCATGCGCACCATCGCACGCAAGCTGAGCGACGAAGATATCGCCGCCGTTTCCAGCTACATCCAGGGCCTGCACTAA
- a CDS encoding thiol:disulfide interchange protein DsbA/DsbL, with translation MRNLIISAALVAASLFGMTAQAAEKPAAPYVELSNPVPVAVPGKIEVVELFWYGCPHCYAFEPVINPWAEKLPSDVNFVRIPAMFGGPWDAHGQMFLTLESMGVEDQVHAAVFNAIQKEKKRLTDPEEMAEFLATQGVDKDKFLATFNSFAIKGQINKAKELAKKYEITGVPTMVVNGKYRFDIGSAGGANEALQLADKLIAKERAATKAAAN, from the coding sequence ATGCGTAATCTGATCATCAGCGCCGCGCTCGTCGCCGCCAGCCTGTTCGGCATGACTGCCCAAGCGGCTGAAAAGCCCGCTGCACCTTATGTCGAACTGTCCAACCCCGTTCCGGTGGCCGTGCCTGGCAAGATCGAAGTCGTGGAGCTGTTCTGGTACGGCTGCCCGCATTGCTACGCCTTCGAACCGGTGATCAATCCCTGGGCTGAAAAGCTGCCATCGGACGTGAATTTCGTGCGCATTCCGGCCATGTTCGGCGGTCCTTGGGACGCCCACGGCCAGATGTTTCTGACGCTGGAATCCATGGGCGTCGAGGACCAGGTTCACGCAGCGGTGTTCAATGCGATCCAGAAAGAAAAGAAACGCCTGACCGATCCTGAAGAGATGGCTGAGTTCCTCGCCACCCAAGGCGTCGACAAAGACAAGTTCCTGGCCACTTTCAATTCTTTCGCCATCAAGGGTCAGATCAACAAGGCCAAGGAGCTGGCAAAGAAATACGAAATCACCGGCGTACCGACCATGGTCGTCAATGGAAAGTACCGCTTTGACATCGGCTCTGCCGGCGGCGCGAATGAAGCGCTGCAACTGGCGGACAAGCTGATCGCCAAAGAGCGAGCGGCCACCAAGGCCGCCGCCAACTAA
- the yihA gene encoding ribosome biogenesis GTP-binding protein YihA/YsxC yields the protein MQLKNPILGLCQQSTFMLSAAKVDQCPDDEGFEVAFAGRSNAGKSSALNTLTHASLARTSKTPGRTQLLNFFKLDDERRLVDLPGYGYAKVPIPLKQHWQRHLEAYLGSRESLKGLILMMDIRHPMTDFDLLMLDWAVASGMPMHILLTKADKLTYGAAKNTLLKVQSEIRKGWGDTITIQLFSAPKRMGLEEAYTVLADWMELADKGSEAAE from the coding sequence ATGCAACTGAAGAACCCCATCCTTGGCCTGTGCCAACAGTCCACCTTCATGCTCAGCGCTGCCAAAGTCGATCAATGCCCTGACGACGAAGGTTTCGAAGTGGCCTTTGCCGGTCGTTCCAACGCCGGTAAATCCAGCGCGCTCAACACATTGACCCATGCAAGCCTGGCGCGTACCTCGAAAACGCCAGGTCGCACGCAGCTCTTGAACTTCTTCAAGCTAGACGATGAACGGCGTTTGGTCGACCTGCCGGGCTACGGTTATGCCAAGGTGCCGATCCCGCTCAAGCAACACTGGCAGCGCCACCTGGAAGCCTACCTGGGCAGCCGCGAGAGTTTGAAGGGTCTGATCCTGATGATGGATATCCGCCATCCGATGACTGACTTCGACCTTTTGATGCTTGATTGGGCGGTCGCCAGCGGCATGCCGATGCATATCCTGCTGACCAAGGCCGACAAGCTCACCTACGGCGCAGCGAAAAATACCCTGCTCAAAGTGCAGTCGGAGATCCGCAAGGGTTGGGGTGACACGATTACCATCCAGCTGTTCTCGGCCCCCAAGCGCATGGGGCTGGAAGAGGCCTACACAGTATTGGCCGACTGGATGGAACTGGCAGACAAGGGCAGCGAGGCGGCTGAATAG